One part of the Rutidosis leptorrhynchoides isolate AG116_Rl617_1_P2 chromosome 1, CSIRO_AGI_Rlap_v1, whole genome shotgun sequence genome encodes these proteins:
- the LOC139883273 gene encoding dolichyl-diphosphooligosaccharide--protein glycosyltransferase subunit STT3A-like — protein sequence MAVSTDKSATPSSSSSALRHASGNILAFFILILIGILAFSIRLFSVIKYESVIHEFDPYFNYRVTQFLIKNGIYDFWNWFDDRTWYPLGRVIGGTVYPGLTLTAGTMWKVLHFLNIPLSVETVCVFTAPVFSAFAAWATYLLTKEVKGSGAGLTAAVFLAMVPSYISRSVAGSYDNEAVAIFALIFTFYLYIKTLNTGSLFYATLNSIAYFYMVCSWGGYTFIINLIPMHVLLCIATGRYSSRLYIAYAPLVVLGTLLAALVPVVGFNAVMTSEHFASFLVFIIIHVVAFAYYIKGILSPKMFKVAATLVISVGLVVCCAVVAVLVAVVASSPTKGWSGRSLSLLDPTYASKYIPIIASVSEHQPPTWPSYFMDINVLAFLVPAGIIACFSPLSDASSFVILYIVMSVYFSGVMVRLMLVFAPAACIMSGIALSEAFDVFARSIKFYESGQSETIQNKANDTASASNVSLQNNGTEKDRKEDSVKERPSKKNKKKEKEIVQKPSSSKKAQPEKRLMVLPVEASVFALFLAVLLAAFYVVHSVWAAAEAYSAPSIVLTSYSPSGLHVFDDFREAYAWLSHNTEVDDKVASWWDYGYQTTAMANRTVIVDNNTWNNTHIATVGTAMSSPEKAAWEIFNSLDVKYVLVVFGGVVGYSSDDINKFLWMVRIGGGVFPHIKEPDYLRDGQYRIDSQATPTMLNSLMYKLSYYRFVETDGGKGYDRVRRTEIGKKYFKLTHFEEVFTTHHWMVRIYKLKPQKNRIRGKTKKSKLKTSSSTPTKTGTTKKNPWH from the exons ATGGCGGTATCTACAGATAAATCGGCCACGCCGTCTTCGTCGTCGTCAGCACTCCGGCACGCGTCTGGAAACATCCTCGCGTTCTTCATCCTAATTTTAATCGGCATACTCGCATTCTCGATCCGTCTTTTTTCA GTTATCAAATATGAAAGTGTTATTCACGAGTTCGATCCTTATTTCAATTACAGAGTTACTCAG tTTCTCATAAAGAATGGGATTTATGACTTCTGGAACTGGTTTGATGATCGAACCTG GTATCCTCTTGGACGAGTTATTGGCGGAACTGTTTACCCTGGATTGACTCTAACAGCTGGAACTATGTGGAA GGTGCTTCACTTTCTGAATATACCTTTATCTGTGGAAACTGTTTGTGTATTCACTGCTCCTGTGTTCTCCGCCTTTGCTGCATGGGCAACTTATCTCTTGACAAAG GAAGTTAAGGGATCTGGTGCTGGGCTAACTGCTGCAGTTTTTCTGGCCATG GTACCATCCTACATATCCCGATCAGTGGCTGGGAGTTATGATAACGAAGCCGTTGCCATCTTTGCTTTGATCTTCACTTTTTATCTCTACATAAAG ACATTGAATACGGGATCCCTTTTCTATGCTACTTTGAACTCAATTGCGTACTTCTACATG GTATGCTCTTGGGGTGGGTACACCTTTATAATCAACCTTATACCAATGCACGTGCTTCTTTGCATTGCGACTGGTCGCTATTCATCTCGGCTGTACATTGCCTATGCTCCACTT GTTGTCTTAGGAACATTATTGGCAGCATTAGTGCCTGTTGTTGGTTTTAACGCGGTTATGACATCAGAACATTTTGCATCCTTTTTG GTGTTCATTATTATCCATGTGGTTGCTTTTgcatattatataaaaggaattctCTCACCGAAGATGTTTAAAGTAGCCGCTACCCTCGTTATATCAGTTGGCCT GGTGGTATGCTGTGCTGTAGTAGCTGTGCTTGTAGCAGTGGTTGCATCTAGTCCAACCAAGGGATGGAGTGGACGAAGTCTAAGTCTTCTTGATCC AACATATGCAAGCAAGTACATACCAATTATTGCCAGTGTTAGCGAACATCAACCACCAACTTGGCCTTCTTACTTCATGGATATCAACGTATTAGCTTTCTTGGTTCCTGCTGGAATTATT GCATGCTTTTCACCTCTATCAGATGCAAGCTCGTTTGTGATTCTTTACATAGTTATGTCTGTATACTTTTCCGGTGTTATG GTGCGGCTAATGCTTGTGTTTGCTCCTGCTGCATGTATCATGTCTGGAATTGCTTTATCTGAAGCCTTTGATGTTTTCGCCAGATCGATTAAATTCTATGAATCTGGACAATCTGAAACTATTCAGAACAAA GCAAATGATACTGCATCTGCAAGTAATGTTTCTCTGCAAAATAACGGGACGGAAAAGGACAGAAAAGAAGACTCGGTGAAAGAACGGCCTTCCAAGAAAAACAAGAAGAAAGAGAAGGAGATTGTTCAAAAGCCTTCTTCTTCTAAAAAGGCCCAGCCCGAAAAAAGGCTCATGGTCTTACCTGTTGAGGCATCTGTATTTGCTCTTTTCTTAGCTGTGTTGCTAGCTGCTTTCTATGTG GTCCATAGTGTTTGGGCTGCAGCAGAAGCTTATTCAGCCCCTTCCATTGTGCTTACTTCTTATTCACCTTCTGGGCTTCATGTTTTTGATGATTTCAGAGAGGCTTATGCATGGCTAAGCCATAATACTGAAGTAGATGATAAA GTTGCATCTTGGTGGGACTATGGGTACCAAACAACTGCCATGGCTAACCGCACAGTTATAGTTGACAATAACACATGGAACAACACACATATTGCTACTGTTGGCACCGCCATGTCATCTCCCGAAAAGGCTGCTTGGGAAATCTTCAACTCACTGGATGTAAAATATGTCCTTGTTGTTTTTGGAG GTGTTGTGGGCTATTCTAGTGATGACATAAATAAGTTCCTATGGATGGTGCGTATAGGTGGAGGCGTCTTCCCACATATCAAGGAGCCTGATTATCTC agaGATGGTCAATACAGAATTGATTCTCAGGCCACTCCAACCATGCTGAACAGTCTCATGTACAAACTATCATATTATAG GTTTGTGGAGACTGATGGTGGTAAAGGATATGATAGAGTGAGGAGGACCGAAATCGGAAAGAAGTATTTCAAATTAACTCATTTTGAAGAA GTGTTCACAACTCACCATTGGATGGTTAGGATTTATAAACTAAAACCTCAGAAGAACAGGATTCGTGGCAAGACAAAGAAATCTAAATTG AAAACTAGCTCTAGTACTCCAACGAAAACCGGGACAACAAAGAAGAATCCTTGGCATTAG